One Natronosalvus rutilus DNA window includes the following coding sequences:
- a CDS encoding HalOD1 output domain-containing protein yields the protein MTATESVQTRYDWSDVDPSMAVINALASLEDVRPVNLSDEVDGTLYDFVDPEALDALVTDKSTISISFMITEYEVHIDGDKLQVYYE from the coding sequence ATGACAGCGACTGAGTCGGTTCAGACGCGATATGATTGGTCGGATGTGGACCCGAGCATGGCCGTCATCAATGCGCTTGCTTCACTGGAAGACGTACGGCCAGTTAATCTCTCAGACGAAGTGGACGGTACCCTATATGATTTTGTTGACCCAGAAGCGCTTGATGCACTTGTTACCGACAAGAGCACGATCTCGATTTCGTTCATGATCACTGAGTACGAGGTACACATCGACGGAGACAAGTTGCAAGTCTATTACGAGTAA
- a CDS encoding ribbon-helix-helix domain-containing protein: MASQSSNDVIPEPAHSRLETRQTLDRVTFRATDEQLEALESLVDADIYHIRSQAIRAGIQRLLEEHAQADVDHESR; the protein is encoded by the coding sequence ATGGCATCGCAGTCCTCCAATGACGTCATTCCCGAACCGGCTCACTCCCGCTTGGAGACCCGTCAGACGCTCGATCGGGTCACATTCCGTGCGACCGATGAACAGCTCGAAGCGCTCGAGTCGCTCGTCGACGCCGATATCTACCACATCCGGAGCCAGGCGATCCGAGCCGGGATTCAACGGTTACTCGAGGAGCACGCTCAAGCCGACGTCGACCACGAGAGCCGGTGA